The Bacillota bacterium genome contains the following window.
TCATCTCTTTGATTCACCAATATCTGCTACATGAGCGACCGGATAGCAGCTGCTCCCAGCTCTTTTTGGTGCTTAAAGGCCCCCGTCGAGGGCAACCCCTCAGCGCGGAGGGCGTCCGCAGCATCTTCCGTTATCACCGGGCCCAGGCCAACGTAGCGCGGGCCCATCCCCACAGTCTACGCCACACCTACGCCCTGAACTTAGCCGAAGCTGGCATTGATCCCCTACGTGCTCAAGGAACTATTGGGACATGCCAGCATGGATGCCAGTCTGGCCTATGTGCGGTGCTCCCCTAAGCGGGTGCGGACCGAGTATGACCAGGCCATGGAGGTGATGCGCCGATGACCGTGGCCCTGCCCCGGCCGCAACTGGCCGACGCCGCCCTGCGCACCTACGCCCAGCTGGTCCCCAGCATTCGCAGTTCGCCGACCTCAAGGCGGGCAACCATGAATGCAGCCAAGCGCTTGATCAGGCAGGTCCCGGAAGCGCTCTGGTCCCACCCGGCGTGTGTAGCCTACTTGCAGGACCTGGATCCGGAGGAGCGTTGTTTTCTCAACTTCCTGATGCTCTGGGGATACTTGCGGCCCGGCTATGCATTCATGCTGGCACACAAGTTTCAGAGCATCATGAACTACGCCCGGCTATCCCCTCATGCGGAAGCCTTGGACCGTCTCGAAGCCGGTGCGCGTGAATTGCGATTTGGCCGGCGCCATATTGGGTCCATGATCCCCCAGGCCATCCTGCGGATCCTCATTCAGACGGGGAAAACGCTGCATGCTTTGGACCCGAGTGACCTGGCTGACTTCCGGGCCGCGGTGCAGGAGCACGAGGATCGTGAAAACCATCGGCACAAGCACTTCGGGGTTTCGCTCCACGCGATAGAGAATCTCCTGTATCACCTGGGTATCTTCCACCGGACGGCCACTCACGCTTTGGCGGGGGATGGTACCTGGGAACGCCGTCTGGGCCGGGTGCGGACGCCGGGACTGCGGGAGGTGGTACGGCGTTATCTCTACCAGCTGGCTGCCGTACTCAAGCAGTACCGTAGCTGGCTACGCAGACGCGTTGTGCCAGTTCAGGGCATTTGTAGAGGCCCTTGACCCCGGCCTCAGCTCCTTCGGCCAGTTGCAGCGGGAACGCCACCTGGAGCCCTGGCTAGTGGAAGTCAGTCACCAACCGGTGAGCGCTTCCCACCGGCGCGGCCTGGTGATGGAGGTCAAGCGCTTTCTCGATGACCTGGAAGAGTGGGGCTGGGAACAAGCGCCCCGGCGGCGACTGCTGTTTGCCCAGGACATCCCCAAACTCTCCTCCTTCTTGCCCCGCTATCTTCCCCCAGAACAGGATGAAGCCCTGTGTCGTGCCTTCTTGACCCTGGAGGATCCCTTCAAGCGTTGCGGTCTACTTATCTTGCGTCATACCGGGCTACGTATGGGGGAACTCCTCGCTCTGGAACTGGACTGCGTACATGAAGTGCCGGGCAAAGGGGCTTGGCTCAAAGTGCCGCTGGGCAAACTGCGGACCGAGCGGATGGTGCCGCTGGCACCGGGTACCCTCGACCTGGTTGACGAGGCAATACAGCACCGGGGACGG
Protein-coding sequences here:
- a CDS encoding integrase, translating into MSASHRRGLVMEVKRFLDDLEEWGWEQAPRRRLLFAQDIPKLSSFLPRYLPPEQDEALCRAFLTLEDPFKRCGLLILRHTGLRMGELLALELDCVHEVPGKGAWLKVPLGKLRTERMVPLAPGTLDLVDEAIQHRGR